In the genome of Nocardia sp. NBC_00416, one region contains:
- a CDS encoding DUF4232 domain-containing protein: MTSMKSRVAGTAVAATAALAAMFIPAATSAATPVLCTAETLNPSTRDRPSDSPGQRRLEIVLTNTSAQSCAVQGFPGVDLVGPADPAFGPTYQLPRQDVDFAPVTVAPGAAVSSLLTYLPGGPGGWVPATIVLTPPDTTTPLQAPWPAGVSVQRQDAATHPGTYIGPLQPAS; encoded by the coding sequence ATGACGTCGATGAAGTCGCGGGTCGCGGGAACGGCTGTTGCCGCGACGGCAGCCCTGGCGGCGATGTTCATCCCGGCGGCGACCAGCGCGGCCACACCGGTCCTGTGCACCGCGGAAACACTGAACCCGAGCACCCGTGACCGGCCGTCCGACTCACCCGGCCAGCGCCGGCTGGAGATCGTCCTGACCAACACCTCCGCGCAAAGCTGCGCGGTACAGGGATTCCCGGGCGTCGACCTGGTGGGCCCAGCGGATCCGGCCTTCGGCCCGACCTATCAGCTGCCCCGTCAGGACGTGGATTTCGCACCGGTGACGGTGGCGCCGGGCGCCGCGGTGAGCAGCCTGCTCACCTACCTGCCGGGCGGCCCGGGCGGCTGGGTCCCCGCGACGATCGTCCTCACCCCGCCCGATACCACCACCCCACTGCAGGCGCCGTGGCCGGCGGGCGTGAGCGTGCAGCGCCAGGACGCCGCCACCCACCCGGGCACCTATATCGGCCCGCTGCAACCCGCGTCCTGA
- the hrpB gene encoding ATP-dependent helicase HrpB: MKLPELPDLPVRGVLDRLVETLAEHGTTVLVAPAGTGKTTLVPLALAAGVAGRVLVAEPRRLAARAAAARMAALLGESVGATVGYAVRGDRRVSRETRVEVVTSGLLVRRLQADPELAGVDVVLLDECHERHLDADLLLTLLLDARAGLRPDLRVLATSATVAAERLATLLGGNHTAPVIEVQGRTYPVDTTYVASLPRERVEAQVARATRAALAATAGDVLVFLPGAAEIRRTTALLTDLDNVDVVPLHGRLSATGQDAALRPGPRRRVVLSTAVAESSLTVPGVRAVVDSGLARVPRIDRARGLSGLATVRVSAAVAEQRAGRAGREGPGRVWRCWPEYEHATLPAYPEPEIRTADLTRLALELACWGTADGQGLAWWDVPPPSGLAAGRDVLHALGAVRGDGEVTDRGRRMARIGLHPRLARALLDGAAEVGARAAAEVVTVLDDDSHTSGVDLAAGLRVLRRERPVRWRREVERLARLVEGPDGVDDPAYVVALAHPERLARRRGPDSTSYLMVGGTAVTLPPGSGTGDPEWLAIGVATRDPGRSEGYIRLAAVADERLARRAAASLLTVVDEIDWVDGDVVARRIERLGAITLSEKPIRDPDRRLLGAAVRRGLNSAGLGLLSWTPEAVALRQRLDFLHRTLGAPWPPVDDESLLAAADTWLGPELAAARRRADLERVDAGHALRRLLPWPDAARMDEVAPERLEVPSGSRPRLDYSADPPVLAVKVQEIFGWTDAPRLAHGRVPIVLHLLSPAQRPVAVTADLASFWHTGWPRVRADLRGRYPKHAWPEDPTTVPAHRGTARNAGRDLPRSR, translated from the coding sequence ATGAAACTGCCCGAGCTTCCCGATCTACCGGTCCGTGGCGTTCTCGATCGCCTCGTCGAGACCCTGGCCGAACACGGGACCACCGTGCTGGTCGCCCCAGCGGGCACCGGGAAGACGACTCTGGTGCCGTTGGCGCTGGCGGCCGGTGTCGCGGGGCGGGTGCTCGTGGCCGAGCCGCGGCGATTGGCGGCTCGCGCGGCTGCCGCACGGATGGCCGCGCTGCTGGGCGAGTCGGTGGGCGCGACCGTGGGCTACGCAGTCCGGGGAGATCGGCGAGTGAGCCGGGAAACCAGGGTCGAGGTCGTCACGTCGGGGTTGCTGGTACGACGGCTCCAGGCCGACCCCGAGTTGGCGGGTGTCGACGTCGTGCTGCTCGACGAGTGTCACGAGCGGCACCTCGACGCGGATCTGCTGTTGACGTTGCTACTCGATGCTCGGGCCGGACTGCGGCCGGACCTGCGGGTGCTCGCCACATCGGCGACTGTCGCCGCTGAACGCCTTGCCACGCTCCTGGGCGGGAACCACACCGCGCCGGTGATCGAGGTCCAGGGCCGGACCTATCCGGTGGACACGACATACGTCGCATCGTTGCCACGGGAACGGGTCGAAGCGCAGGTGGCGCGCGCCACCCGGGCCGCACTCGCCGCAACCGCGGGCGACGTGCTGGTGTTCCTGCCCGGGGCAGCCGAAATCCGCCGGACGACAGCGCTTCTGACCGACCTGGACAACGTGGATGTCGTTCCGTTGCACGGCAGACTCTCCGCCACGGGGCAGGATGCGGCGTTACGGCCCGGGCCGCGGCGGCGCGTGGTGTTGTCCACGGCCGTGGCGGAATCGAGTTTGACGGTGCCCGGGGTACGGGCCGTGGTGGATTCGGGGCTCGCCCGGGTCCCCCGCATCGATCGGGCGCGCGGGCTGTCCGGGCTCGCGACGGTCCGAGTCTCGGCGGCAGTGGCCGAGCAGCGGGCCGGGCGGGCCGGACGTGAGGGTCCGGGGCGGGTGTGGCGCTGCTGGCCCGAATACGAGCACGCCACGCTGCCCGCCTATCCGGAGCCGGAGATCCGGACGGCGGACCTGACGCGGTTGGCGTTGGAGCTGGCGTGCTGGGGCACGGCCGACGGGCAGGGTCTGGCGTGGTGGGATGTTCCGCCGCCCAGCGGGTTGGCGGCCGGCCGGGATGTACTGCACGCGTTGGGGGCTGTGCGCGGAGACGGTGAGGTGACCGACCGTGGGCGGCGCATGGCCCGGATCGGGCTGCATCCGCGACTGGCGCGCGCGTTGCTCGACGGGGCGGCCGAGGTCGGTGCGCGGGCGGCCGCGGAAGTGGTCACCGTCCTCGACGACGACAGCCATACGTCCGGTGTCGATCTCGCGGCCGGTCTGCGGGTGCTGCGGCGCGAGCGGCCGGTGCGCTGGCGACGCGAGGTCGAGCGACTGGCGCGGCTGGTCGAGGGGCCGGACGGAGTCGACGATCCGGCTTACGTTGTCGCGCTGGCTCATCCGGAGCGGCTCGCCCGACGGCGCGGCCCGGATTCGACGAGCTATCTCATGGTGGGCGGCACGGCCGTGACACTGCCGCCCGGTTCCGGAACAGGTGATCCGGAGTGGCTCGCGATCGGCGTGGCGACACGTGATCCCGGTCGTTCCGAGGGGTACATACGGTTGGCCGCGGTCGCCGATGAACGACTCGCCCGCCGTGCCGCTGCCAGCCTGCTGACCGTCGTCGACGAAATAGATTGGGTCGACGGCGATGTGGTCGCCCGGCGAATCGAGCGACTCGGTGCGATCACACTTTCGGAGAAACCGATTCGCGACCCCGATCGCCGGTTGCTCGGCGCGGCGGTGCGCCGCGGACTGAACTCCGCCGGTCTCGGCCTGCTGTCCTGGACTCCCGAGGCAGTCGCCTTACGCCAGCGCCTCGATTTCCTGCACCGCACCCTCGGCGCCCCCTGGCCGCCGGTCGACGACGAATCCCTACTCGCCGCGGCCGACACCTGGCTCGGCCCCGAACTCGCCGCCGCCCGTCGCCGCGCCGACCTCGAACGGGTCGACGCCGGACACGCACTGCGCCGCCTACTGCCCTGGCCGGACGCCGCCCGGATGGACGAAGTGGCGCCGGAACGCCTGGAGGTTCCTTCCGGGAGCCGACCCCGCCTCGACTACTCCGCCGACCCGCCGGTGCTCGCTGTCAAAGTGCAGGAGATCTTCGGATGGACGGATGCGCCACGCCTGGCCCACGGCCGCGTCCCGATCGTGCTGCATCTGCTCTCACCGGCGCAGCGTCCGGTCGCGGTCACGGCGGATCTGGCATCCTTCTGGCACACCGGCTGGCCCCGGGTCCGCGCCGACCTGCGTGGCCGCTACCCCAAGCACGCGTGGCCGGAAGACCCCACCACCGTCCCCGCCCACCGGGGCACCGCGCGCAACGCCGGTCGCGACCTGCCGCGCTCACGCTGA
- a CDS encoding FtsX-like permease family protein, with the protein MMWRFALRTVSARVSAYIASACVIGAGTALLTAFAALVETGMAAPGDSGESLAILAAIMGGWTVVVVAFGIASTVTLGIQQRRRELALVRLIGAEPRQVRAMVLVETTAVALPAVVVGLVPGIALGAFLLGRMVAVGVVDASIGFTVNATTLIVGATVSLLSAVAAAVLAGRRAAAVAPVLALAGASGAEVRALSRFKAIVGVTFVLIGIGSGAATLCTADGPLLAAVAGPACIGVAVGLALLSPLVVTAVGRIAPLIPSSVGRLAVRNLHARAADASTVVGTLTLLVGIAAGTLYMQSTEDSIAGRAPNDIGPQFAAANYLVVAMIIAFCSIAVGNSLIAATWQRRREFGLLQLTSSTRNQVLGMVVVESAVAAAIAVVLGTMAAAATVAPYSIVKTGSPIPGGPWWMYPAIVVGGLSIALAATSSTTVRATRMRPVIALTTP; encoded by the coding sequence ATGATGTGGCGTTTCGCTCTGCGCACGGTATCCGCGCGCGTGTCGGCGTATATCGCTTCCGCGTGTGTGATCGGGGCCGGAACGGCGTTGCTCACGGCGTTCGCCGCGCTGGTCGAGACCGGTATGGCCGCCCCCGGGGACAGCGGAGAATCGTTGGCCATCCTGGCGGCGATCATGGGTGGCTGGACCGTCGTTGTCGTGGCGTTCGGGATCGCTTCCACGGTCACTCTCGGAATCCAGCAGCGCAGAAGGGAACTGGCTCTGGTCCGGTTGATCGGAGCGGAGCCCCGTCAGGTGCGCGCGATGGTGCTGGTGGAGACGACTGCCGTGGCGCTGCCCGCGGTGGTGGTCGGTCTCGTGCCGGGAATCGCGCTGGGCGCATTCCTGCTCGGCCGAATGGTCGCGGTCGGCGTGGTCGATGCGTCGATCGGGTTTACCGTGAACGCGACGACCCTCATTGTGGGCGCGACGGTCTCGTTGCTGTCCGCGGTGGCGGCGGCAGTGCTCGCGGGGCGGCGCGCGGCGGCGGTCGCCCCGGTTCTGGCGTTGGCCGGCGCATCGGGTGCGGAGGTCCGCGCGTTGTCGCGGTTCAAGGCGATCGTGGGCGTGACGTTTGTGTTGATCGGCATCGGCTCCGGGGCGGCCACGCTGTGCACAGCCGACGGACCGCTACTCGCCGCGGTAGCCGGGCCCGCGTGTATCGGAGTCGCCGTCGGCCTGGCGCTGTTGAGCCCTCTCGTCGTCACGGCGGTTGGGCGGATCGCGCCCCTGATTCCGAGCAGCGTAGGTCGGTTGGCCGTGCGTAACCTGCACGCCCGCGCCGCGGACGCGAGCACGGTCGTCGGCACACTGACCCTGCTCGTCGGCATCGCCGCCGGCACTCTCTACATGCAGAGCACCGAGGACAGTATCGCCGGTCGTGCACCGAATGACATCGGCCCGCAGTTCGCGGCAGCGAACTACCTTGTCGTCGCGATGATCATCGCCTTCTGCTCGATTGCGGTCGGCAACTCGCTGATCGCGGCGACCTGGCAGCGCCGCAGGGAGTTCGGCCTGCTCCAGTTGACCTCCTCGACGCGGAATCAAGTGCTGGGCATGGTCGTTGTCGAAAGCGCGGTCGCGGCCGCTATCGCAGTCGTTCTCGGCACGATGGCGGCGGCAGCCACCGTCGCTCCCTACAGCATCGTCAAAACCGGGTCACCGATTCCGGGCGGTCCATGGTGGATGTACCCCGCCATCGTCGTGGGCGGTTTATCGATCGCCCTTGCCGCGACGTCGTCGACGACGGTCCGCGCCACCCGCATGCGGCCGGTCATCGCCCTGACCACACCGTGA
- a CDS encoding GTP pyrophosphokinase, whose protein sequence is MIRMREDMTRFVMEYQFAVRELLTKVTILREEFLHLHHYNPIEHVTSRVKSPTSILQKAIRKNIRPDLPALREHITDIAGVRITCSFITDAYRVLDALTSQDDVRVRTVKDYIAHPKPNGYKSLHAILEIPVFLSTGPVNVTIELQVRTVAMDFWATLEHKIFYKYDGHVPQHLIDDLAGAAATAMELDHRMERLHTEIHGADGRTRGPQSDIDDGVLEYLWQLARDTRS, encoded by the coding sequence ATGATCCGTATGCGCGAGGATATGACCCGCTTCGTCATGGAGTACCAGTTCGCCGTGCGGGAACTGCTCACGAAGGTCACGATTCTGCGTGAGGAGTTCCTGCATCTGCACCACTACAACCCCATCGAGCACGTCACATCCCGAGTGAAGTCACCGACGAGCATCCTGCAGAAGGCAATACGGAAGAACATCCGACCCGACCTGCCCGCTCTCCGTGAACACATCACCGATATCGCGGGCGTCCGGATCACCTGCAGCTTCATCACCGACGCCTACCGTGTGCTCGACGCGCTCACCTCACAGGACGACGTTCGCGTCCGCACCGTCAAGGACTACATCGCGCACCCCAAGCCGAACGGCTACAAGAGCCTGCACGCCATACTTGAGATCCCCGTGTTCCTGTCCACCGGGCCGGTGAATGTGACCATCGAACTCCAGGTGCGAACCGTCGCCATGGACTTCTGGGCGACCCTCGAACACAAGATCTTCTACAAATACGACGGGCACGTGCCGCAGCACCTCATCGACGACCTGGCCGGCGCCGCCGCGACGGCCATGGAACTCGACCATCGGATGGAGCGGTTGCACACGGAGATACACGGGGCGGACGGCCGCACCCGCGGACCACAGTCGGATATCGACGACGGGGTCCTCGAGTATCTCTGGCAACTCGCCCGGGACACCCGGTCCTGA
- the poxB gene encoding ubiquinone-dependent pyruvate dehydrogenase, giving the protein MATVAQHMISALQVSGVSRVYGLPGDSLNGFTDAIRRSDGITWEHVRHEEAAAFAATADAALTGRLAVCAGSCGPGNLHLVNGLYDAQRTRVPVLAVAAHIPIGEIGSGYFQETHPEELFRECSVYCELIAGPQSAPRVVEMAMRAAVEENGVAVVVIPGEVFQSRLSDERWGGRPVLPTRSVVRPDDSTLRRAADILNAGSRVTILGGAGTGGAHAEVMALADTLCSPIVHAFRGKEHLEYDNPYDVGMTGLLGYASGYKAIKEADVLLMLGTDFPYTQFYPEDAAVVQVDIRGSHLGRRTPIDVGMVGSVEDTIDALLPLLTRKTDRTHLDRSLRHYRRTRRSLDALAVDDRNRTPIRPEYVAGVVNRLAADDAVFTFDVGSPTIWAARYLSMNGRRRLTGSFTHGTMACALPHAIGAQTAYRGRQVVALAGDGGLTMLFGELITLLQNDLPVKVIVFNNSSLNFVELEMKAAGVVNFGTDLENPDFGAVARAMGIWGRRVEQPGDLEPAIEEAFAHEGPALVDVVVARQELAIPPAVSAEQAKGFTVYAIRTILAGRADELLDLVTTNVARRILD; this is encoded by the coding sequence ATGGCGACGGTTGCTCAACACATGATCTCTGCGTTGCAGGTCAGCGGTGTCAGCCGTGTTTACGGGTTGCCCGGTGACAGTCTGAACGGGTTCACCGACGCGATACGGCGATCGGACGGCATCACGTGGGAGCATGTGCGGCACGAAGAGGCCGCCGCGTTCGCCGCGACCGCGGACGCCGCACTGACGGGCCGCCTCGCCGTATGCGCCGGCAGCTGCGGGCCGGGCAACCTTCATCTCGTCAACGGACTCTACGACGCGCAGCGGACCAGGGTTCCGGTACTCGCCGTCGCCGCGCACATCCCGATCGGCGAGATCGGATCCGGATATTTCCAGGAGACTCATCCCGAGGAGTTGTTCCGCGAGTGCAGTGTGTACTGCGAACTCATCGCCGGCCCGCAGTCGGCCCCACGTGTCGTGGAGATGGCGATGCGGGCGGCGGTCGAGGAGAACGGGGTGGCTGTCGTGGTGATTCCCGGCGAGGTGTTCCAGAGCCGCTTGTCCGATGAGCGGTGGGGTGGCCGTCCGGTATTGCCCACCCGGTCGGTGGTGCGGCCGGACGACTCCACACTGCGCCGTGCGGCGGACATCCTCAACGCCGGGTCGCGGGTGACGATTCTCGGCGGGGCCGGGACCGGCGGCGCCCACGCCGAGGTCATGGCCTTGGCCGATACTCTGTGCTCGCCGATCGTGCACGCGTTCCGCGGCAAGGAACATCTGGAGTACGACAACCCGTACGACGTGGGGATGACGGGACTGCTCGGGTACGCCTCGGGCTACAAGGCGATCAAAGAAGCCGACGTGCTGCTGATGCTGGGCACCGACTTCCCGTATACGCAGTTCTATCCCGAGGACGCCGCGGTCGTCCAGGTCGATATCCGCGGCAGCCACCTCGGTCGGCGCACCCCGATCGACGTGGGCATGGTCGGCAGCGTCGAGGACACGATCGACGCACTACTGCCGCTGCTGACGCGGAAGACCGACCGGACGCACCTGGACCGGTCGCTGAGGCACTACCGCCGCACTCGTCGATCACTCGACGCGCTGGCGGTCGACGACCGGAACCGCACACCCATCCGGCCGGAATACGTCGCCGGCGTGGTGAATCGACTGGCCGCCGACGACGCGGTGTTCACCTTCGACGTCGGATCGCCGACGATCTGGGCGGCACGCTATCTGAGCATGAACGGCCGGCGGCGGCTGACCGGCTCTTTCACCCACGGCACGATGGCCTGCGCACTGCCGCATGCGATCGGCGCGCAAACGGCCTACCGGGGACGCCAGGTGGTAGCACTCGCCGGGGACGGCGGATTGACGATGCTGTTCGGCGAGCTGATCACGCTGTTGCAGAACGACTTGCCGGTCAAGGTGATCGTGTTCAACAACTCGTCGCTGAATTTCGTGGAACTGGAGATGAAGGCGGCCGGGGTGGTGAACTTCGGCACCGACCTGGAGAACCCCGACTTCGGCGCCGTAGCCCGAGCGATGGGGATCTGGGGGCGCCGTGTGGAACAGCCCGGTGACCTGGAGCCGGCCATCGAGGAAGCCTTCGCGCACGAAGGGCCGGCGCTGGTCGACGTCGTCGTCGCGCGGCAGGAACTGGCGATTCCCCCGGCCGTCTCGGCGGAGCAGGCCAAGGGCTTCACCGTCTACGCCATCCGCACCATCCTCGCCGGCCGCGCCGACGAACTTCTCGACCTGGTCACCACCAACGTCGCCCGGCGAATCCTGGACTAG
- a CDS encoding TetR/AcrR family transcriptional regulator: protein MRAGIDLIDREGGAGPSMRRTAAELGVGVMSLYRYVSGKEELGRLMIDVVFGEHPLPEPGPPGWRAKLELSARNEWQIYREHPWVPQLFALTTRPPIAPQLMSYTDWRIRAVDNLGLEFPTMVRIAIMVSTHTQSSAYPLAVEQFAHDTREEWLGARSGRIQEAFTSGALPMIARFGADAIEASQPHSIFEFGLRCLLDGVEKIISSRDAG, encoded by the coding sequence GTGCGGGCCGGGATCGATCTGATCGACCGCGAAGGCGGCGCCGGCCCTTCTATGCGCCGCACCGCCGCCGAACTCGGCGTCGGCGTGATGTCGCTCTACCGCTACGTTTCCGGGAAAGAGGAGCTCGGGCGACTCATGATCGACGTGGTCTTCGGCGAGCATCCATTACCGGAACCCGGCCCGCCGGGCTGGCGCGCCAAACTGGAACTCTCCGCCCGCAACGAATGGCAGATCTATCGCGAACACCCTTGGGTCCCGCAGCTTTTCGCACTGACGACCCGGCCTCCGATCGCCCCGCAACTGATGTCGTACACCGACTGGCGGATCCGCGCTGTCGACAACCTCGGCCTCGAATTCCCCACCATGGTCCGGATCGCGATCATGGTTTCCACCCATACACAGAGCTCCGCCTATCCACTGGCGGTGGAGCAGTTCGCGCACGACACCCGCGAGGAGTGGCTCGGCGCGCGGAGCGGAAGAATCCAGGAAGCGTTCACCTCGGGCGCGCTGCCGATGATCGCGCGGTTCGGCGCCGACGCCATCGAAGCCTCACAGCCGCACAGCATCTTCGAGTTCGGGCTACGGTGCCTACTCGACGGGGTCGAGAAAATCATCTCCTCCCGAGATGCCGGCTGA
- a CDS encoding cytochrome P450, translated as MTTTPHTTPGARLVNSSPFTEAGPRFPLYEPEFAADPQSVFARMRREHRAMVPVELAPGVPATLVIEHSTAVRILNDHEHFPGDPRTWQQGVAADCPVLPVMEWRPIPGRSTGTDFQRYRAAQLTTLADVDLHWLRATVEKLSVQLIGSFCEAGTADLLLQYTFPLIFGVCNALLGCPPEIGQRVADGMAAMLEGVDADTGNQMLHSALAELTASKRADPADDVTSRLLQHPAQLDDYEMAHQLTGIYGATIEPQQNLIANALLLILGDGRFGGSVLGGSLSTRDALDEALFDNPPMANLLITYPRQPILIGDVWLPAHQPVVISIAACNNDPAIRSDDHRGNRSHLSWGLGQRSCPAQTPAYLVAQEAIDQLLDALPEMELDFPDGPVWRPGPFHRSLTALPVKFPPSPPLVS; from the coding sequence TTGACGACCACACCACACACCACCCCCGGCGCCCGCCTCGTCAACAGTTCGCCTTTCACCGAGGCCGGCCCGCGGTTCCCGCTGTACGAACCCGAGTTCGCCGCGGACCCCCAGTCGGTGTTCGCGAGGATGCGCCGCGAACATCGGGCGATGGTGCCCGTCGAGCTGGCCCCCGGCGTCCCCGCGACCTTGGTGATCGAGCACAGCACCGCGGTACGCATCCTCAATGATCACGAACATTTCCCGGGAGACCCGCGCACGTGGCAGCAGGGCGTCGCCGCCGACTGCCCGGTCCTGCCGGTCATGGAGTGGCGGCCGATCCCCGGACGCAGCACCGGGACGGACTTCCAGCGCTACCGGGCGGCCCAGCTCACCACACTGGCCGATGTGGACCTGCACTGGCTACGCGCGACCGTGGAAAAGCTGTCCGTGCAGTTGATCGGGTCTTTCTGTGAGGCAGGGACCGCCGATCTCCTCCTCCAGTACACGTTCCCGCTCATATTCGGCGTCTGCAACGCACTCCTGGGCTGCCCGCCGGAGATCGGACAGCGGGTTGCCGACGGCATGGCCGCCATGCTCGAAGGTGTCGACGCCGACACCGGCAACCAGATGCTTCATTCCGCCCTGGCAGAACTGACCGCGTCCAAACGCGCCGACCCCGCCGACGATGTGACGTCGCGGCTGCTGCAGCATCCCGCCCAGCTCGACGACTACGAGATGGCCCACCAGCTGACCGGTATATACGGTGCGACGATCGAGCCCCAGCAGAACCTCATCGCCAATGCGCTGCTGCTGATCCTCGGCGACGGCCGCTTCGGCGGCAGCGTCCTCGGTGGCAGCCTGTCCACACGGGACGCACTCGACGAGGCGCTCTTCGACAACCCGCCGATGGCGAACCTGCTCATCACCTACCCCCGGCAGCCGATTCTGATCGGCGACGTCTGGCTGCCCGCCCACCAACCGGTCGTCATCAGCATCGCCGCCTGCAACAACGATCCCGCGATCCGTTCCGACGACCACCGGGGCAATCGTTCCCACCTGTCCTGGGGCCTCGGCCAGCGCAGCTGCCCCGCGCAGACACCGGCCTACCTGGTGGCCCAGGAAGCGATCGATCAGCTACTGGACGCGCTACCGGAGATGGAGCTGGATTTCCCCGACGGGCCCGTCTGGCGCCCCGGCCCCTTCCATCGCTCCCTGACCGCGCTGCCGGTCAAGTTCCCGCCGTCACCACCGCTCGTCAGCTGA
- a CDS encoding ABC transporter ATP-binding protein, with protein MYTQNRSQPAAPARYSVELRQVVKVYGEGPGAARVLDGVSLGFPRGTFTAVMGPSGSGKSTLLQCAAGLDQPTSGSVRIEGTELTTLGEPESSRLRRDRFGFIFQSYNLVPTLTVAQNVTLPMEFASRPIPKGAVREILARLGLEQYAQTRPAALSGGQQQRVAIARALLSAPAVIFADEPTGALDSRSAAEVLTLLREAVDSWGRTIVMVTHDPVAAAVADAVVFFADGQVADVVPHPSAAEVAAQMTRLTDGVAARGGAR; from the coding sequence ATGTACACACAGAATAGGTCGCAGCCAGCTGCGCCCGCGCGCTACAGCGTGGAGTTGCGTCAGGTGGTGAAGGTGTACGGGGAAGGCCCTGGCGCTGCCAGGGTCCTCGACGGTGTGAGCCTGGGATTCCCGCGGGGGACGTTCACGGCGGTGATGGGACCGTCCGGCTCGGGAAAGAGCACGCTGCTGCAATGCGCGGCAGGGTTGGACCAGCCGACATCGGGGTCGGTTCGGATCGAGGGAACCGAACTGACGACCCTCGGCGAGCCCGAATCGTCCCGCCTCCGCCGCGACCGGTTCGGCTTCATCTTCCAGTCCTACAACCTGGTCCCGACCCTGACTGTGGCACAGAATGTCACGCTGCCCATGGAATTCGCCTCCCGGCCGATACCGAAAGGTGCGGTGCGTGAGATCTTGGCGCGGCTCGGCCTGGAGCAGTACGCGCAGACGCGGCCGGCGGCGCTCTCGGGCGGTCAGCAACAGCGGGTGGCGATCGCCCGAGCACTGCTGAGTGCTCCCGCCGTGATCTTCGCCGACGAGCCGACCGGTGCTCTGGACAGCCGTTCCGCCGCCGAAGTGCTCACTCTGCTGCGCGAGGCGGTCGACAGCTGGGGGCGAACCATCGTGATGGTCACCCACGACCCGGTCGCCGCGGCCGTGGCCGATGCCGTCGTCTTCTTCGCGGACGGGCAAGTGGCTGACGTAGTCCCCCACCCCAGCGCCGCCGAGGTGGCCGCGCAGATGACGCGGCTGACCGACGGCGTCGCCGCGCGAGGCGGCGCCCGATGA
- a CDS encoding saccharopine dehydrogenase family protein → MMAERREFDLTLFGATGFVGETTARYLAGAAGDSARIALAGRSPEKLRALRDSLGPGAANWRLIVADAADQDTLDTLAARTAVVITTVGPYQRYGLPLVAACAEAGTHYADLTGESIFTRDVIDRYHSRAVATGAKIVTSCGFDSIPSDLSVYQLYRAVVADGAGELEDTTLVATVKGGVSGGTIDSARAMWETIAADPAAEMQISDPYSLSPDKSREPRVGRQSDHAFGRAAAITPSLRGWVGTFVMAPHNTKIVRRSNGLLGWVYGANFRYREVMDAGTSPAAPLIAAAAAGGVVAGMRTVAVLSRSSPGRRLLDRVLPAPGTGPDEKARAQGWFRMTTHTRTSTGAEYLATFAGQGDPGYQATAVMLGESGLCLAFDGARLSESAGILTPATAMGEALTDRLRATGMVIDVVARPHRS, encoded by the coding sequence ATCATGGCCGAGCGTCGGGAGTTCGACCTCACCCTCTTCGGTGCAACAGGGTTCGTCGGGGAAACCACCGCCCGGTACCTCGCCGGCGCCGCTGGAGATTCCGCGCGCATCGCGCTGGCCGGGCGTTCACCGGAGAAACTGCGCGCACTACGCGACAGCCTGGGACCGGGCGCCGCGAACTGGCGACTGATCGTGGCCGACGCGGCGGATCAGGACACCCTCGACACCCTCGCGGCACGGACCGCGGTCGTGATCACCACCGTCGGTCCTTATCAACGGTACGGTCTACCGCTGGTGGCCGCCTGCGCGGAGGCCGGGACGCACTACGCCGACCTCACCGGGGAATCGATATTCACCAGGGACGTGATCGACCGATACCACTCGCGGGCGGTCGCCACCGGGGCCAAGATCGTGACATCCTGCGGCTTCGACTCGATTCCTTCGGACCTGAGCGTCTACCAGCTGTATCGTGCTGTCGTCGCGGACGGCGCCGGTGAACTCGAGGACACAACCCTCGTCGCGACGGTGAAAGGTGGTGTCAGCGGCGGCACCATCGACTCCGCACGTGCCATGTGGGAAACCATCGCCGCGGACCCCGCCGCGGAAATGCAGATCTCGGATCCCTATTCGCTGAGCCCGGACAAATCGAGGGAACCGCGCGTCGGCCGCCAGTCCGATCACGCATTCGGGCGCGCGGCCGCCATCACCCCGAGCTTGCGGGGCTGGGTCGGCACATTTGTCATGGCACCGCACAATACGAAGATCGTGCGCCGCAGCAACGGGCTGCTCGGGTGGGTCTATGGTGCGAACTTCCGCTACCGAGAGGTGATGGACGCGGGGACCTCGCCCGCGGCCCCGTTGATCGCGGCCGCGGCCGCGGGCGGTGTCGTCGCCGGAATGCGCACGGTCGCGGTGCTGTCGAGGTCGTCGCCGGGCCGCAGGCTGCTGGATCGGGTGCTGCCCGCGCCGGGTACCGGACCGGATGAGAAAGCACGCGCCCAGGGGTGGTTCCGGATGACGACACACACCCGCACCTCTACGGGCGCGGAATACCTGGCAACCTTCGCTGGGCAGGGGGACCCCGGATATCAGGCCACCGCGGTGATGCTCGGCGAGAGCGGCCTGTGCTTGGCCTTCGACGGCGCCCGACTCTCCGAGAGTGCTGGAATCCTCACTCCCGCAACAGCAATGGGTGAAGCGCTCACGGACCGGCTGCGTGCCACCGGGATGGTCATCGACGTCGTCGCACGACCACACCGGAGCTGA